The window GATAATCCAGCAATATAATAAGGTTCTTGGTACTTAACATCAACACTTGTTTCAAGTAAAGAACCCACAGGATTATCGTTTATTCCATCATTCATGACAGATTCAACAATTGTTCTAACATTTAAACTTATATGTTTTAGAAAAACATAACCCGTTAAAATTACTTCTGTGGTTAATCTTTTTTCAACATAATTATTATTTGCATCAACAAGTTTTAAACCTATAGTCGTATAACCTGAAATCCTTGAAACATTCCCTGACTTTACAAGAAGTGTTCCTTGACCTAATATTTTCGCGTTCCCAGAACGTATAAGTGAATCTAACAAGAAACTTAACTCATATGATAGGGGATTTATAATTGCCTGTAATCCATTCGGTGAATAATTGAAATCGAACCCTTGACCTCCCTCAGAACTTATTGCCCAATTTATTCCGAACTTTTCAAAATCTTTTTCATCCACTTCAATTATCTTGACTTCGACTTCAGCAGTATAAACTGGTATATCGATATAGGTAATAGTCTCCGCTATTTGAGAAGCTATTTTTGGCGGAGCATATATTAAAACCTGATTTATGTTAGGAGTTCTATAAATATAATTTCCAAAAATTTTTGGTAGTGCATTTACAACGTTATCATACGTTATGTTATACAAATTAATCAGATATTTTTCAGATATAAGACCAAATCCCGAACTATCAGGATCAGCAACCCCTACAAAATACACATTATCTACTTTGGTCCAATAATAACCTAACGGGAGCAACATCAAATCCAAAGCTTTTTCTAAAGATACGTCGTATACCTCTACCGTTATAAATCCAGAAACAAGGGGATCATATAAAATGGAAACTCCTTCCTGCATTGAAATTTGACTTAATGCATCTCTGATATCTGTTTGATAAAAATACACATCCACAGAAAACACAAAACTAATAACCAATAAAAAATAAATTATAATTAAAAATTTTCTCATTTTTTCACTTCCCCTATAATCTTTTTTTGATCTAATTTCTTATCACCATATTTTTTAAATAAAATAAATGTACTATTCTTTACTATCTCATTATATGCAGAAGAAATTACAAATTTCTTACTTTCATTTGGAAACAATACAAACTCCTCTGTAAAATCTATAGTTTGTAAAGGATCCTGCCGAATAATTTTTCCTTGTAAAATAGTATTACCTGTATTTCTGACGTTAATACTGAAAGTATTAGTAGCCACGTCAGTTACAAATGTTTCACAATCAACAGTTAATTCCCCTGACCGCAAAACAATCACAGGATTTTTAAAAAGGAAAATTTTCTCTTCAGAAGTAATATCTATTTCAAAAATATTATCTCCATCATTTAAACTTGAATTTCTTGAATCATATTTTATAAATCCATTAATTTTTGTATATGGAGACAAACGAATTGTCGAAGGAAAAATTTCTATACTATCTGAGTTAGTTTTTAAACTAAATCTAAGAGATTTGGGTGAAAGATTCTGTATATTAATTTTTGCATTCTCTATTGTTCTTTCTACAGGAATCAATATAATAAAAGGATCAATTAAAACGGCTGTTTCTTTAGGTTGTTCACCCGTGATATTTATCCTCTTAAAATTTGTCACCCTCATTCCTTGTGAAATTCCATCCATCTGAACTTCAAACTTTCCCCTTGGAAGAACAAAAGGTACAAAATATTCGAAGGAGACAACTCTATTTGGAAAAACAACAAAAGAGTTACTTGTAAGTGGAATCGAAGTTATAATTCGATTGATCTCTCTTGAAATAAGTCTCAATTCTCCATTAACAGCTAAAACCGCATTTCCGTTATTTTTGATTTTTAATTCAACAACTGCTCCAAAATTACCATATTTATTTATTAAACTTTCAGAAGCAATTGATGTAAGATCAACAACTTGAGCATCTATAATTTCTGTCCTCATATTTTTTTGAACTGGAAAATCCAGAATTATTAACGAAACATAATCAAACACTGTCTCAAAAACATCGGTTTTCCCGCCTTTTTGTTTAAAATGTACAGCTCCAAAAGCTTGAGCACCTCTAAAATCTCTGGGAATATTTAGTTTTATTTCGTAATCTATTGATTCACCTGGTTGTAATATTAGATATGTACTCTCACTGGTCATCCAATTTTTTATACTATACGAATATTCACCAACATCATATAAATATTTATTTCCCTCTATCACAAAATCGCTAAATTCCACTTCAACCTCAGCAATTGCTGGTGCCGAATTTGCAACATTAATTATTATTTTAATCTCATTTGTTCCAGAACTAATATCAATTCTATTTACTACAGGATAAATAGTAATCGTAAAAGAAACAACACTAAAAAATAATAAAATAACTAAAATAATCTTTCTCACAATCTCACCTCAAAATTCAATTTAATACATTAATAATATGCCATCTATACCATTTAATTAGATAAACACTTGTATTTATAAACATTTAAAAACTCGCAAAAATTGGCCCCAAAAGGGGCCAATAGTTTTTTACCTATATCTTTACTTTACTTAAAATGTTACTGTTGGTTCAAATGTTATCGAAAGTACAACTGTATAATCTCCAGCAGGTGTATTAGGATCTATATTAGTAATTGTTACTCCTATCAAATAATCTCCATCACTTATTGGTGATGTTGGCATAAAGGGATTACCGTCTTTTAAAACATATACTGTTCCACTAATATAAGCATCAAGTCCTCCCCAATCTGCATCTACACTCACTTCTACGTCAGCATTTGAATCAAGTGAAAACCATAAAAGGTCAACGTCTTCAGGTACATTTTCATAATCACAAATATCAAAGAAGCTATCTATCATCCATTCATATTCTAGATCCATCCATTGATGTACATACACTGTTATAGTTGAATCTAATGTCAAAGTATCAAACTGACATCCTGGTACATGTATAAAGTTTCCATTTGCGAAAATAAATAAACCAAATAATACTAAAATTCCAACCAATAATTTTCTCATAAATTTACCCCTCCTTCAAATTTTTCTTTCCAATCTTTTCTTACCAACTAACTGTTGGATTAAACGTAAATCTAACCGGTAAATAATACACTCCTGCAGGTGTTTCATATGGTCCAGGATCTGATGTTAAGACGTTTATTGTAAAAACAATGTCTCCTATACTAGCCTCTGGTAACCATACAGGAATAGTAGTATCTGTTCCCATCCTTGTTAAATCGCCCATGTTGTAGTTAAATTGAATATAGCTGTCTTCATTACTTTCTGCATCTGTAGATTTCACAAAAAAGTAAATTGAAATATTTTCAAGCACTCCTCCCCATTCATCCCTAAAATATGGATCTGGGAAATCAATTGAAACTTGCACATCTGCATTTGAAAAATAAGACATTTGAAGCAAAACAAATCCATCTTCTAGATAAACATCATTTGTTTCCTTATCACATACATGATATGGTGTGGCATCCCATGTTATGTCTATCCATTGATGTACTCTTGTGTCAATCTCATGGGTAAGATCGGTACTTTCCCAGTCACAACCAGGAACATGAAGAACATTAACTTGCGAAACCCCAACTAAAGCTAAAATCAAAACAAATGTCAAAACTAAGATTTTTATAAACCTCACTTTTACGCCTCCCATCTTTTAAAAAACAACACAACAAAAAGTAACAACAAACAGAAAATCTTCTAAATTCTACAATCTTTCTTTCGTTACCATTTTTTAAATGAAATAACTCTTTCCTTTGTTGAAAATGTTTATTTGTTAATAATATTTATTTAAAGATATTTAAAATTACTTTATATAAAATTTTACATAAACAAACAAACTTTACTAATTAACTAAGTATTAATCACATTAAACTCCATATTCTCTTCGTATATATAATATTACTGTATTATTATTATATCATCATGTTAAAGAAAAATATTAAAAAAATACAAAAGTTACATATAAGTTACTCAAAATTCATAATGGAACAGTTAAAGTAGATATAACATCAAACTATAAACGTTGAAAAATATTTCTACTTCATTTTCTTAAGAATTTTATTCAACTAAATTTGTAATAGTCAATTAAGGATTAATCTAAATTAAAAAAAACAGCAAAACAAAGAAGAACAGCTTTGCAATTTTTTAAATTTACTAGAACATATTTTCCTTTTAGCTTTACCTTATATGCTAAAATAAGAGTAGTACGAAATATTGGGAGGTGTTCAAATGTTTTATGTATCCAAAGAATTTACATTTGATGCTGCACATAACTTAGTAAAGTATCATGGTAAATGTGAGAATTTACATGGACATACTTATAAACTTGTAGTTACAGTGGCCGGCGAAAAAAACGAAGAGGGAATGGTAATAGATTTCCTCGAATTAAAAAAAATAGTTCAGGAAAATGTTTTAAATATTCTTGATCACGCATATATTAATAAAATTATTAAACAACCAAGCGCTGAAAACATAGCAGAGTGGATTTGGGAAAAACTTTCTAAAAAATTGTCTTCCGATAGATTTTTTTTGTACGAAATTAAACTTTATGAAACTCCAACTTCTTATGTGACCTTGAGAAAGGATGATAAGCATGTTTAATTTTGATAGTATCATAAATAGAAGGGGAACAAATTCATATAAATGGGATTATGGCCTAAATAAAAATAACAAAGATATACTTCCTTTATGGGTAGCAGACATGGACTTTGAAGCACCTATAGAAGTCATCGAAGCAATTAAAAGTAGAGCATCACATGGAATATATGGTTATACTTTTCGCCCAGACTCGTATTATAATGCCATAATTTCTTGGTTTAAAGATTACCATGACACAGAAATAAAAAAAGAGTGGATAGTTCCAATCCCGGGTGTTGTACCCGGCATTGCATTTGCTATTCAAGCTTTCACAAACCCTGGTGATAAAATCATTATTCAACCTCCAGTATACAGACCATTTTATGAAGTTATAAACGAACTTGGTAGAAGTATTAATCCTAACCCTTTAATTAACAAAAATGGATATTATGAAATGGATTTTGAAAACCTTGAAAGAATAATTGATAAGAGGACAAGAATGTTGATTTTATGTAGCCCACACAATCCTGTTGGAAGAGTTTGGAAAAAGGAGGAACTTGAAAGACTTGAAGAAATATGTTCTAAAAAAGGCATTCTAGTAGTTTCCGATGAAATACACGCTGACATAATTTACAAACCAAATAAACATTATGTCTTAACTTCTCTCTCCGAAAAATTCCATAATAATATAATTGTACTTACTGCACCAAGTAAAACATTCAACATCGCAGGACTTCAAATAGGAAACGCATTTATTCCCAATAAAGATTTAAGAAGTAAATTTAAGTCTATAGTTCACTCGCAACACTTAAGCATGTCAAATATTTTTGGTATTGTTGCTGCTGAAGCAGCATATAAATATGGGAAAAATTGGCTTATCAACTTGCTGAATTACCTAAAAAACAATGCAGAATATGTGAAAAAAAACTTGGAAAGTAACTCTGAAGTGAAAACACAAATACCAGAAGGTACATTCCTTATGTGGCTTGATTTTAGAAAATACAACTTTGATATACACAATACTCTTCTTCAAAATGGTCTATGGTTAAACGAAGGAAAAGAATTTGGAAAAGAAGGAATAGGTTTTGAAAGAATGAACATAGCAACATCAATAACAATAATTAAAAAAGCACTAGAAATTATATTAAAAGTAACAAAATGATTCTACTTCTTTACAATACTTTTTTTATAACTTATTTTTTTTACATTATCATACATGTCTATAAAAAGTTTAGATAAAGCATAAATTACGACGAGAAATTCCAATCTTCCCGTAAACATAGCTATTGTTAAAGTCCACATAGCACCAAGAGGCATGGTTGATGATGTTATCCCCACTGATAAACCTACTCCATTCATTGCAGACGAAAATTCAAACATAGCTTCAGTAAGGTTATATCCATAACAAGAAAGAATAATGCTTCCAACAAAAAAAGTGGAAAAGTACATAGAAAACACTAATAAAATTTCTTTTAAATCTTCATTGGAAATAAATTTTCTAGTTTGTCCCTTCCACACAGAAATTTTAGTAACACTTCTTGAGGGTAATAGAAATTCTTTTATAGAATGTATTATAACCCTTATTGTTACCCAGATACGATATTGTTTCAAACCTCCAGCTGTAGAATCCATTCCACCTCCTGCTAGCATTAAAGAAGTCAAAATAAACATAGCAACCCCAAAATTTATCCACACTGGACTTGAAAGATCAACTGTTGAAAAACCCGTTCCAGTCAATGCAGAAGTAGTTTGAAAAATTGCTTGCCTAAAACCTTCAGAAAAATTTGTGAATATCTTTCCCACGCCATTGAAAGTAATAATAAGTGTAGTTATAAAAATCGTAGAAAGCATAAGCCAAGGTTCGCCATTTTTAAATAAAGCTTTAAAATTCCCACGCCACAAAGCATAGTGAACACCAAAACCCGTTCCACCTAAAAACATTAATATCATCGTAACAATTTCAACAGAAACACTATTATACTCACCTATACTTCCATTTTTTACGGAAAATCCTCCCGTTGCTAATGCAGTTAATGAATGATTAAATGCATCAAAGAGAGGCATTCCAGCAATATCTAAAACTATTACTCCAATCACAGCATATATGACATAAATCAAAGAAATAATCCGAGCAGACCTTTTAATATTCGGAGCTATATTATCAACTCTTCCTTCAGCATGATATAATCCAAAACCTCTGGGACCTATAACCGAACCCATCATTATAAGAGCAAAACCTGCACCACCAATAAATTGCATTAAACTTCTCCATACAAGTATTAATTTTGAAACATCTTTTACATTTGAAAACATTGTCAACCCTGTTGTTGTAAATCCACTTGTTGCTTCAAATACTGCTTGTGAAAAATTTAAGTGCTCTATCATTATAAAAGGAATAGCTCCAATTACAACCACCAAAGTCCAAGTAAACAACACAATAACTGCCCCTTCTCTTACAGTGACTGTATGAGAAGAGTTTATTCCTGAAACCTTCTTTAAAATTAAACCTAAAATTAAAGAAATTACGGCAGGTATCAAGAATGCATACATATGTATCCATTCAAAAGGATAGAAAAAGGTAAAAACCAGAGGAATTAAAATTATGAAAGTGTAAAATATCAAAACACTTCCGACATTAAAAGTTATAATCTTGTATTGTTCAACTTTTGTTGGCATTTTACTCACCCGTTAGTAAATTTGCAATTTCCGTTTGAACAGTAGGAACCGCTATAATAAATAATCTATCTCCCACTTCTAGTATTGAATCACCGTGAGGAATTATTACCTCACCTTTTCTTAAAATTCCACCTACGACACAATCATGTGGCAACCCAATATCCTTCAATTTTTTACCAACCACTTGTGCATTTTCTGGTATTTCAATCTTTAAAAATGCTAATTTCCCCTCTTCAAGTGAGAGAAACTCTTCAAGTTCCTTGCCAAATAACAAGTTTTCTAATGCTCTTTGTAACATCGTAGTAGTACTTACTACAGCAGTAATACCCAATTTATTAAAAAGTTCTATATTATCGGGATTGTTAACCAAAGTAACAATATTTTTTACACCAAATATTTTTTTGGAAAGCTGAGTAATAATCAAATTTTCTTTATCTTTATTTGTTAACACAACAACGATGTCATCCTCTTCTATGTCTAATTGCTCTAATACTGACCTTTTACTAGCATCTCCATGTATAACAATAGCCTTTAAATCTCTTGCAAAGTCTTCGCATAATTTAGCATCTTTGTTTACAAGATAAATTCTATACCCCTTACTAGTAAAAGACTTTGCTAAAAAGTATGCTATTCTTTCTCCACCAATTATGACCACTTTCATTTAATATCACCAGCCACAATATTAGATAATTCATTTATTGCAAGAACTGTAGGAGAAACAACCTTTACATTGTACTCTTCAAATAATTTTATATTATCAGGTTCGTATACTCTGGCAATAACATTCTGTGCTGCAAAATAATATCTACAAGCCATAGAAATCAAAAAATTAGTGTTGTCATCTTCAGTTAGAACAAAAACATAGTCTGCTTTATCTACTTTAGCCTCTAAAAGAACATCTTTTTCCGTAGCATCTCCTGAAATTGTAAATCCAGTAAAATCTACGGAAAGATTTTCAAATGATTTTTCATTTTTATCAACCACAACAACATTATGACCTTGCGATGATGCAATGCTTGCTACATTAGCTCCCACTTTTCCACAACCAATCACAACTAAATATAAATTTCTTCTGCTATTACTGTTTTTCACTTTCATCCACCTTCTCCTTATTTGGATCTAAAGCTTTCGCGGCATTCAAATGTTTTTGTGCAAGCTCTTCGTTTCCACGTCTTTTTAAGAGTTCAAACATTAAATAATGTGGAATAGGTGAAGAAGGGGCATATTTAAACATCTGCCGTATTGATTTCTCTGCTCTGTTCAAATCCCCCTTCTTAATATTTTCATTTGCTTCTCTCAATAATCTATCAAAAGTCTCTTTTGGTTTTTCAAGCAAGCTCTTCACTTTAGCAATTAACTCCTCTCTTGTAAATGGTTTAGATAAATAATCAACATTCTCAAATTTAAAAAGCTCTGTTAAAATTTCAGGCTTTACATATGCAGATATAATCAGAATAGGGATATCAACTGCTTCTTTTCTGATCTCCTTAATCATTTCAAGACCAGATTTTCCTGGAAGTTTAACATCTGTAATAATTAGATCATACTTTCCTGGATTCTTACGAAAAGCTTCTAAAGCTTCTTCAGCACTAACATAAGTATCTATTTTAGTTGTTTCATCGCTCAAAAATCTCTCAATTAAAAATCTTACATTTCTTTCATCATCAACAACTAAAAAATTTGGCATAGTTACCTCCTCATAAAGAAAAGTTAGGGGGAACCCCCCCTAGCCTATTATATCACTATTGAAATAATCTTTCCAAGTTCTATAAAACTTTCTTTTAAACTAGCACCTCCAACTAGTCCTCCATCAATATCTGGTTGAACTATCAAGCCAAAGAAATTTTCAGGTTTTATACTTCCTCCGTAGAGTATCCTTACTTTTTCTGCTTCCTCTTTTGAATACATTTCCGCTAAAAGATTTCTTATAAATTTATGGACTTCCTGAGCTTGTCTAGGAGTAGCAACCTTTCCAGTCCCTATTGCCCACACTGGTTCATATGCTACAATAACTTTTTCTATTTCATTTACTCCTTTTAAACATTTTCTTAGTTGAGTTTCAATTACTGTAAATGTTAATCCATCTTCCCTTTCTTCTAACTTTTCGCCCACACACAAAATTGGAGTCAGTTCGACCTCTAAAGCTTTTAAAACTTTCTTATTTATTAACTCATCAGTTTCATTAAAAATATTTCTTCTCTCACTATGACCTAAAATTACATATTCAACTCCTATTTCTTTCAACATCTTCCAAGAAATTTCTCCGGTAAACGCTCCTGTATCTTCATAATACATGTTTTGAGCAGCAATTTTTATATTAGAATCCCTTAAAACTTCAGCAACTCCCGGAATAGAAACAAAAGGTGGTGCTACTATAATATCATACTCTGTCACACCGGCAAATCCATTTAATAAAAGACCAGCAAACTGTGAAGCTTCAACTGGTGTTTTATTCATCTTCCAATTTCCAGCAAGTATCAATCTTCTATTTTTTTTTTATTTAAAATAGATGAAATCCCCGGTAATTCTTTTCCTTCAAGAAATTCTAAAGATGCTCCTCCACCAGTAGAAACATGTGAAAATTTATCCTTCATACCAAATTTTGCTACAGCTGCAGCACTATCACCACCGCCTATAACAGATGTTGCCCCTTTTGAAGTTTCCTCTGCTATTGCGATTGCTATTTCTTTCGTTCCAGTAGAGAAATCATCTATCTCAAAAACTCCCATCGGTCCATTCCAAGCTATTGTTTTCGTTCCTGACAATTTTTCTTTGAAAAGTTTTATTGATTCAGGACCAATATCAAGACCCATCCAACCTTCTGGAATTCCATCATCTAAACTAAAGATCTTCTTCTCGACACCTGATTCTATTTTTTGAGCACAGACAGCATCAACAGGCAATATAAGTTCTACTCCTTTTTCCTCTGCATTTTTTA of the Thermosipho atlanticus DSM 15807 genome contains:
- the tpiA gene encoding triose-phosphate isomerase, with translation MILAGNWKMNKTPVEASQFAGLLLNGFAGVTEYDIIVAPPFVSIPGVAEVLRDSNIKIAAQNMYYEDTGAFTGEISWKMLKEIGVEYVILGHSERRNIFNETDELINKKVLKALEVELTPILCVGEKLEEREDGLTFTVIETQLRKCLKGVNEIEKVIVAYEPVWAIGTGKVATPRQAQEVHKFIRNLLAEMYSKEEAEKVRILYGGSIKPENFFGLIVQPDIDGGLVGGASLKESFIELGKIISIVI
- a CDS encoding TrkH family potassium uptake protein — encoded protein: MPTKVEQYKIITFNVGSVLIFYTFIILIPLVFTFFYPFEWIHMYAFLIPAVISLILGLILKKVSGINSSHTVTVREGAVIVLFTWTLVVVIGAIPFIMIEHLNFSQAVFEATSGFTTTGLTMFSNVKDVSKLILVWRSLMQFIGGAGFALIMMGSVIGPRGFGLYHAEGRVDNIAPNIKRSARIISLIYVIYAVIGVIVLDIAGMPLFDAFNHSLTALATGGFSVKNGSIGEYNSVSVEIVTMILMFLGGTGFGVHYALWRGNFKALFKNGEPWLMLSTIFITTLIITFNGVGKIFTNFSEGFRQAIFQTTSALTGTGFSTVDLSSPVWINFGVAMFILTSLMLAGGGMDSTAGGLKQYRIWVTIRVIIHSIKEFLLPSRSVTKISVWKGQTRKFISNEDLKEILLVFSMYFSTFFVGSIILSCYGYNLTEAMFEFSSAMNGVGLSVGITSSTMPLGAMWTLTIAMFTGRLEFLVVIYALSKLFIDMYDNVKKISYKKSIVKK
- a CDS encoding potassium channel family protein, with translation MKVVIIGGERIAYFLAKSFTSKGYRIYLVNKDAKLCEDFARDLKAIVIHGDASKRSVLEQLDIEEDDIVVVLTNKDKENLIITQLSKKIFGVKNIVTLVNNPDNIELFNKLGITAVVSTTTMLQRALENLLFGKELEEFLSLEEGKLAFLKIEIPENAQVVGKKLKDIGLPHDCVVGGILRKGEVIIPHGDSILEVGDRLFIIAVPTVQTEIANLLTGE
- a CDS encoding potassium channel family protein, whose amino-acid sequence is MKVKNSNSRRNLYLVVIGCGKVGANVASIASSQGHNVVVVDKNEKSFENLSVDFTGFTISGDATEKDVLLEAKVDKADYVFVLTEDDNTNFLISMACRYYFAAQNVIARVYEPDNIKLFEEYNVKVVSPTVLAINELSNIVAGDIK
- a CDS encoding type II secretion system protein GspD; its protein translation is MRKFLIIIYFLLVISFVFSVDVYFYQTDIRDALSQISMQEGVSILYDPLVSGFITVEVYDVSLEKALDLMLLPLGYYWTKVDNVYFVGVADPDSSGFGLISEKYLINLYNITYDNVVNALPKIFGNYIYRTPNINQVLIYAPPKIASQIAETITYIDIPVYTAEVEVKIIEVDEKDFEKFGINWAISSEGGQGFDFNYSPNGLQAIINPLSYELSFLLDSLIRSGNAKILGQGTLLVKSGNVSRISGYTTIGLKLVDANNNYVEKRLTTEVILTGYVFLKHISLNVRTIVESVMNDGINDNPVGSLLETSVDVKYQEPYYIAGLSFETVLKTNIGIPGLKDVPIIGKLFYQTKYETHKKNVIIVIQAKLVGERK
- the queD gene encoding 6-carboxytetrahydropterin synthase QueD yields the protein MFYVSKEFTFDAAHNLVKYHGKCENLHGHTYKLVVTVAGEKNEEGMVIDFLELKKIVQENVLNILDHAYINKIIKQPSAENIAEWIWEKLSKKLSSDRFFLYEIKLYETPTSYVTLRKDDKHV
- a CDS encoding MalY/PatB family protein, whose amino-acid sequence is MFNFDSIINRRGTNSYKWDYGLNKNNKDILPLWVADMDFEAPIEVIEAIKSRASHGIYGYTFRPDSYYNAIISWFKDYHDTEIKKEWIVPIPGVVPGIAFAIQAFTNPGDKIIIQPPVYRPFYEVINELGRSINPNPLINKNGYYEMDFENLERIIDKRTRMLILCSPHNPVGRVWKKEELERLEEICSKKGILVVSDEIHADIIYKPNKHYVLTSLSEKFHNNIIVLTAPSKTFNIAGLQIGNAFIPNKDLRSKFKSIVHSQHLSMSNIFGIVAAEAAYKYGKNWLINLLNYLKNNAEYVKKNLESNSEVKTQIPEGTFLMWLDFRKYNFDIHNTLLQNGLWLNEGKEFGKEGIGFERMNIATSITIIKKALEIILKVTK
- a CDS encoding response regulator; translated protein: MPNFLVVDDERNVRFLIERFLSDETTKIDTYVSAEEALEAFRKNPGKYDLIITDVKLPGKSGLEMIKEIRKEAVDIPILIISAYVKPEILTELFKFENVDYLSKPFTREELIAKVKSLLEKPKETFDRLLREANENIKKGDLNRAEKSIRQMFKYAPSSPIPHYLMFELLKRRGNEELAQKHLNAAKALDPNKEKVDESEKQ